In Deltaproteobacteria bacterium, the genomic stretch CGACCCGTTCGCGCTGGTCGAGCTCGCCCGCGACGTGCGCCCGCCGGATTACGCCACTGCCTTCTGGCGCCAAGCGAACGAGTTATCAGGGCTCGAGCGCCCCATCGCGGTGTGCTGCGCCGAGCGTCCGGATTGGCTCGAAGCGGTGCTGAAGGAATCCGAGCTGCGCGTGACGACGGTCGAGGATGCGGTCGCGGAGTACGCGCGGGTGGCCTGAAACGGCGCGTCGACGCACTCGCGAGCCGCGGCGTCGAGCTGAAGTGGTTCACGCACGCGGAAGAGAGACGCGCCCCGAGTGGTCGCCGCTCGGTCGAGGACGCTCAGCGGCGTTCGTCGCGAGTCTCTCGTGAGTCCTCCGCAATCGCCCTCATCTCCCGATGCAGCGCCTCGCGCTCGGCTTTGAGCTTCGCCGCCTCCGCAGGGCGCAGCTTCACCGTCGCCCACGCGCGCGCGTGCTCCCAGAAATGTTCGTAGCGTTCGTGGAAGAGCATCGCGAACCACGCGGCGAGCGGGCCTAACAAGAACGTCGCGACGCCCGCGGCCCAGCCCCACATGCCGCCGGCGACGAACGCCCACACGAGCCAGGTGATCGGGTAGAGGAAGAACCCGCCGAGCAGCTTGACCGTGGCGGGCAGGTTCTCGCCGGGCGTGAGGCGCGCGCCGGCCCAGATGATGCGGTACGGGATCCAGTTCATCGCGCTGCCCAATGCCGCGATCGGGAGCCAGAAGAAGAGCAACGTCGCGCTGCCGATCGCGTACGCGATCACCTCCTCGCGCGGATACTTCGCAGCGACATGCTCGTCGCGCAGGCGCTGCTCGGCGAGGCGGTGCTGGTAGTTCTCGACGCGCGCGGTGAGCGCGGCGACGCGATGCGGGTAGCGCTGCTTCGCGCGCTCGTAGAGGCGCAGCGCCGTGCTGCGCAGCTGGAACGCCTCCTCGAGCGCCATGCGCGCGGGCAGGTCGCGCTCGCGCTCGGCCCAGAGCGCAGACGCCTGATCGATCACCGGCACGTCCTCGTGCTTCGGGTAGTTGAGCGTCACCGCCTCCAGCGCGGAACGCACGGCAGCTGTCAGGTCGCGCACGGCGCCGGCTTCGTCGCTCGCAGCGCTCGCGATGAACGGCGCAGGATCGAGCGGCGCGCCGATCGTCACGAGCGAGCGCGAGCGGAACTTTCCCTTCTGCTCGAAGGTGAGTCCCACGGGCACGATCTGCGTGCCGCGCACGCCGAGCTCACTGGCGGCGCCGAGCACGATGCGCGCGGCGCCAGTCTTGAGCCGCGCGAGATGCGGCGCGTCGTGGCTGATGCCTTCGGGAAAGAGCGCGATCGCACCGCCCTCGGCCAGCACGCTCCAGCACGCGCGGAATGTCTCGTCGTTCTTCGACATGTCCGAGCCGTCCTGCGCCCGGTACACCGGGATCACCTTCGCGAGCTTCAGCAAGAGGCGCGTGAACGGCACCTGCCAAAGCGTCGCCTTCGCGAGAAAGCGCGCGTGCACGCCCGTCGTCCCCAACACCAAGATCGGATCGACTAGGCTGTTGTGGTGATTCGAGACGAGCACGAGCGGCACGCCGCGCGGAATGCGCTCCTCGCCCGTGACTTCGATGCTGCGGAAGAACGTGAAGCAGGCCGCCTTCGCGAGCCCTTCCACGAACGTGCCCGCGCCTCGCTTGTCGCTCGTTTCGCTCACGACGCCCCCGCCTGCGAGCACTCTACTCGCCGCATCGGGCGGGCGATGAAGGAGCGTGAGTCCGGGTCTCGTAGACGGATAATCTGCGCGCGAGAGGCGATCCATGAAGCTGTTCGACGACGGCCAGCGGCGCATCGCGGAGGCGCTCTCGAAGCTCACGCACGCGAACCCGTTTCTTCCGGAGCGCATCGAGCACGAGCGCGAGGTGCTCGGGGGCGCGTTCGTGCCGGGCCGCGTGGTGTGGAACGTCGACGCCGACCTCGACGGCATGAACCCGAACCTCGCGCGCCTCGAGACCACCGCGCGCGAGCTGCTCGCGACCGCGCGCGAGCGCATCCTCGGCGGGCGCAAGCCGAGCGCCGAGGAAGCCGCGCTCTACGAGGACGTCGTGCTCTATTGCGTCTACGCGCGCTACGAGCGCGAGTGGCGCGCGACGCTCGATCGCGATGCGGAGCGGCCGCGCCCCGTGGCGGCGTGGGAGGCGTTCGCCGAAGACGTCCAGCGCGACCTCGCGCTGCCCGGTTTCCCGAAGCCCGACGCCGCATTCCTGTTCGCGTACGGCTACCAGACGCGCCGCGCCTTCCACTTCGTCTTCCGCCATCTGTACGGCGCCTCGCTGCCCGCGGCGCAGCTGCGTGCGGCGGCGTGGCAGTCGATCTTCTCGCGCGATCGCCGCCGCTATCGCCGCGCGCTCGTCGCGCACATGCACGACGTTCCGACGCTCATCACCGGCCCGAGCGGCACCGGCAAAGAGCTCGTCGCGCGCGCGATCGGCTGCTCGCAGTTCATCCCCTTCGACGCCGAGGCGAAGGCGTTCGCGCATGCGCCCGAAAAGCGCTTCTTCGCGCTGAACCTCTCGGCGCTCACGCCCACGCTGATCGAGTCCGAGCTGTTCGGGCACCGCCGCGGCGCGTTCACCGGCGCGGTCGACGATCGCGAGGGCTGGCTCGAAGCCTGCGGCCGCGGCGGCGCGGTGTTCCTCGACGAGATCGGCGAAGTCTCGCCCGAGATCCAGGTGAAGTTGTTACGGGTGCTGCAGACGCGCAGCTTCGAGCGCCTCGGTGAAACGCGCGCACGCCGCTTCGACGGCAAGATCGTGGCCGCGACGAATCGCGACATCGCGGCCGAGATGCAGGCCGGCCGCTTCCGCGAAGACTTCTACTACCGCCTGTGCGCCGACCTCGTGCGCACGCCGAGCCTTCGCGAGCAGCTCGACGACCACCCCGACGACCTGCGCAGCTTCGTCGTGGTGATCGCGCGCCGCCTGTTCGGCGAAAGCGAAGGCGACGCCGTGGCGCGCGAGGTGCACACGTGGATCGACGCGAACCTGCCGCGCGACTACGCGTGGCCCGGCAACGTGCGCGAGCTCGAGCAGTGCGTGCGCAACGTCGTGATTCGCGGCGGCTACGCGCCCGCGCTGCCGGCCGCGCGCGCCGCCGGCGTGCCCGCGAGCGGGCCGGTCGCCGAGCTCGCGGCCGAGCTCGCGCGCGGCAGCACCTCTGCCGACGCGCTGCTCTCGCGCTACGCGACGCTCGTCTACTGGCAAGCCGGCTCGTACGAGGAGACGGCGCGGCGGATCGGGCTCGATCGCCGAACCGTCAGGGCGCGCATCGATCAGGAGTTCTTGGCGCGGCTGAAGGGATCGGATCAGGGCGAGAAGAGCGAAAGCTGATCCGCGATCCCCGGTCTCCGGAACGCCGCGGTGGAGAGCTCCGGCCCGCGGCGCGCGAGTCCCGCGCGCTTCAGGCCCAGCGCGAACAGTGCCTCGATCTGCGCCGCGAACTCGCCGGCGCCGCGCTGGCGGTGCGCGTAGCGCGAGTCGTAGAGCGCCCCGCCGTGCAGCGAGCGCAGGCGATTCAGCACCTTCTCGCGGCGCTCGGGGACGTGCTGCGCGAGCCAGTCCGCGAACAGCTCCTTCACGCCGTGCGGCAGGCGCAGCACGACGAAGCCCGCATTCTTCGCGCCCGCGTTCGCGGCGGCCTGTAGAATCGCAGGCAGCTCGTGATCTGTTAGGCCCGGAATCATCGGCGCCGCCATCACGCCCACGGGTACGCCTGCCTTCGCGAGAGCCTCGATCGCGGCGAGCCGCTTCGACGGCGGCGACGCGAGCGGTTCCATCTTGCGCTGAAGCTCGGGATCGAGCGTCGTGACCGAGATCATCACCGAAGCAGCATTGACGCTCGCGAGCTCCGCGAGCACGTCGGCGTCCCGCGTCACGAGGAAACCCTTCGTCACGATGCCGACGGGGTTCTTGAACTCGGCCAGCACCTCGAGGCAGCCGCGCGTGATGCGCAGGCGTCGCTCCGCGGGCTGATACGGATCCGTCACGCCCGAGAGCGCCACGACCTGCGGCTTCCACGCCGGGGACATCAGCTGCTTCCGCAACAACTCGGCGGCGCGCGGCTTCACGAGGATCTTGGTCGAGAAGTCGAGGCCCGCGGAGTAGCCGAGGTATTCGTGCGTGGGGCGCGCGTAGCAGTTGTGAGTGGCGAGGCCGTTCGCGTAGAAGGTTCGCGTAGAGGTCTGGATGTCGACGACGTCGCGAATCGGCCCTGGCTCGATCGCGGCGATCGTCGCGGCGCTTGTTACGGGATCGAGCTCGAAGCAGGCATTGATCTTGCGCTGGATCGCGGGGCGCACGGCAGCGAAGAAGCGCATGCGCTCGCTGACCGTGCCCACGAGCCTGGCCGAGCTCGCGTGGTTCTCGCGGGGTTCGAGCTTGAACTTGAAGCCGAGGCTCGCCGCGTAGCGGATCACTCGCTCGAGAACGGCCTGATCCAGCTGTGATACGCGAAGCGTCCCGCTGTTGTGCCCCTCTGCGTCGAAGAAGCCCGCGAGCCAGCCTCGACGGAAAGACTCGCTGTCGAGCTCCGTGCGAATCACCTTCGACACGATCTCGAGCTTCGAAAGCGAGCGAGTCTCGACCTTGAAGAGCGGCTGTCGCGCGGACTTCCCGCCGTCGAAGGGGCGCAAGAACAGCTCTACGCCGAGGGGGCGCATGAACTCGATGCAGCGTTCGAGAGGCGCGCGATCGATCATTGCGACGCGCCAGTACGCGGCAGGGAAGCCGAGCTTGTCGCTCCGCCAGCCCGGCTCGTAGCGGAAGGTCCCGTC encodes the following:
- a CDS encoding sigma-54-dependent Fis family transcriptional regulator, with translation MKLFDDGQRRIAEALSKLTHANPFLPERIEHEREVLGGAFVPGRVVWNVDADLDGMNPNLARLETTARELLATARERILGGRKPSAEEAALYEDVVLYCVYARYEREWRATLDRDAERPRPVAAWEAFAEDVQRDLALPGFPKPDAAFLFAYGYQTRRAFHFVFRHLYGASLPAAQLRAAAWQSIFSRDRRRYRRALVAHMHDVPTLITGPSGTGKELVARAIGCSQFIPFDAEAKAFAHAPEKRFFALNLSALTPTLIESELFGHRRGAFTGAVDDREGWLEACGRGGAVFLDEIGEVSPEIQVKLLRVLQTRSFERLGETRARRFDGKIVAATNRDIAAEMQAGRFREDFYYRLCADLVRTPSLREQLDDHPDDLRSFVVVIARRLFGESEGDAVAREVHTWIDANLPRDYAWPGNVRELEQCVRNVVIRGGYAPALPAARAAGVPASGPVAELAAELARGSTSADALLSRYATLVYWQAGSYEETARRIGLDRRTVRARIDQEFLARLKGSDQGEKSES
- a CDS encoding 1-acyl-sn-glycerol-3-phosphate acyltransferase, with the translated sequence MSETSDKRGAGTFVEGLAKAACFTFFRSIEVTGEERIPRGVPLVLVSNHHNSLVDPILVLGTTGVHARFLAKATLWQVPFTRLLLKLAKVIPVYRAQDGSDMSKNDETFRACWSVLAEGGAIALFPEGISHDAPHLARLKTGAARIVLGAASELGVRGTQIVPVGLTFEQKGKFRSRSLVTIGAPLDPAPFIASAASDEAGAVRDLTAAVRSALEAVTLNYPKHEDVPVIDQASALWAERERDLPARMALEEAFQLRSTALRLYERAKQRYPHRVAALTARVENYQHRLAEQRLRDEHVAAKYPREEVIAYAIGSATLLFFWLPIAALGSAMNWIPYRIIWAGARLTPGENLPATVKLLGGFFLYPITWLVWAFVAGGMWGWAAGVATFLLGPLAAWFAMLFHERYEHFWEHARAWATVKLRPAEAAKLKAEREALHREMRAIAEDSRETRDERR
- a CDS encoding PA0069 family radical SAM protein yields the protein MPSPPGALANPPNRFERVHVADMPELGFGPSPDDPPEDPRTELLVDPSRTIVATNDSPDLNFGASVNPYRGCQHACSYCLEPETSVLRADMTSSPIGELKPGDEIVGLDEFPADGHHTRKLRNSVVEHVWWSRQSTIRVVTDRAEVVTTAEHRWLQWWMFRWSRTTQLQVGRRLRHLMNPTRVALDADYRVGYVAGLSLGDGTFRYEPGWRSDKLGFPAAYWRVAMIDRAPLERCIEFMRPLGVELFLRPFDGGKSARQPLFKVETRSLSKLEIVSKVIRTELDSESFRRGWLAGFFDAEGHNSGTLRVSQLDQAVLERVIRYAASLGFKFKLEPRENHASSARLVGTVSERMRFFAAVRPAIQRKINACFELDPVTSAATIAAIEPGPIRDVVDIQTSTRTFYANGLATHNCYARPTHEYLGYSAGLDFSTKILVKPRAAELLRKQLMSPAWKPQVVALSGVTDPYQPAERRLRITRGCLEVLAEFKNPVGIVTKGFLVTRDADVLAELASVNAASVMISVTTLDPELQRKMEPLASPPSKRLAAIEALAKAGVPVGVMAAPMIPGLTDHELPAILQAAANAGAKNAGFVVLRLPHGVKELFADWLAQHVPERREKVLNRLRSLHGGALYDSRYAHRQRGAGEFAAQIEALFALGLKRAGLARRGPELSTAAFRRPGIADQLSLFSP